A window of Chitinophaga sp. MM2321 contains these coding sequences:
- a CDS encoding heparinase II/III family protein yields MRYLFLSASCLFLLAGTLFTCTPANATGTEDSLLAGLRQEHPRLLATAADFKRIAQERETDAYVKTAFQKIYQQGEEIIKAAPSIYEIPDGKRLLATSRRVVDRVSILGFLYRTTGEERFAARAWQELLPASRFPDWNPSHFLDVGEMTFAFALGYDWLYDYWNKDQRHIIKSALMEKGLSRALLAYEGLAVRENSWWINVPHNWNQVCNGGIGVGALAIADEEPKLATAILKNVLQHLPTAMKHFAPDGAWNEGPGYWNYATRYNVAIIAALKSALDKDFGLNEIDGFSKTGLFPLYLNSPINRSFNYADGGDGPIRGAQLFWFAKQFQQPEVAQYLYHFQPADPFALLWYDASLVKTSPQLQPDHYFRIAEVVTMRSRWNDSTATFVTFKAGDNKANHSHLDLGSFILDALGQRWIVDLGADDYNMPGYFNSSKNGQRWTYYRTRAEGHNTLVIAPGAAPDQDPLANTQVVDFTSQPSAAYAIMDLTPAYAAQSSAVKRGIALLKKSNSVVVQDEITNLTPADVYWFAHSRAAIKLDARKRSATLEQNGRQFIATLVSPANATFSVMPAAPLPGSPHPAQNNPNKGIQKLAVHLPATTSTRIVVVFHPAGVKTGSAFTRPLAQWK; encoded by the coding sequence ATGCGTTATCTTTTTTTATCGGCATCCTGCCTGTTTTTGCTGGCCGGCACACTGTTCACCTGCACGCCGGCAAATGCCACCGGTACGGAAGATTCATTGCTGGCAGGACTTCGTCAGGAACATCCCCGCTTGTTGGCCACCGCAGCTGATTTCAAACGGATAGCACAGGAAAGAGAAACCGATGCGTATGTGAAAACTGCTTTTCAGAAAATATATCAACAGGGGGAAGAAATTATTAAAGCGGCGCCTTCTATCTATGAAATCCCGGATGGCAAACGGTTGCTAGCCACCAGCAGAAGGGTAGTAGACCGCGTTTCTATATTGGGCTTCCTGTATCGTACCACCGGTGAAGAACGCTTTGCGGCGCGTGCCTGGCAGGAATTGTTGCCCGCATCCCGGTTCCCCGATTGGAACCCTTCACATTTCCTCGATGTAGGGGAGATGACTTTTGCTTTTGCATTGGGGTATGACTGGTTGTATGATTATTGGAATAAAGACCAGCGGCATATCATTAAATCGGCGTTGATGGAGAAAGGGCTGTCCCGTGCATTGCTGGCCTACGAAGGACTGGCCGTGCGCGAAAACAGCTGGTGGATCAATGTGCCCCACAACTGGAACCAGGTATGTAATGGCGGCATCGGTGTGGGCGCTTTGGCTATTGCAGACGAAGAGCCTAAGCTGGCTACGGCTATATTGAAAAATGTATTGCAGCATTTACCTACTGCCATGAAACATTTTGCACCCGATGGCGCATGGAATGAAGGCCCGGGTTATTGGAACTATGCCACCAGGTACAATGTAGCTATTATAGCCGCGCTGAAGAGCGCACTGGATAAGGATTTTGGGTTGAATGAGATAGATGGGTTTTCCAAAACAGGTCTCTTTCCTTTGTATCTCAACAGTCCCATTAACCGGTCTTTTAATTATGCAGATGGGGGAGATGGTCCTATAAGAGGCGCCCAACTCTTCTGGTTTGCGAAACAGTTTCAGCAACCCGAAGTAGCACAATACCTGTATCATTTCCAGCCTGCTGATCCCTTTGCATTGTTATGGTACGATGCAAGCCTGGTGAAGACTTCCCCGCAACTGCAACCCGATCACTATTTCCGTATAGCCGAAGTAGTTACCATGCGCAGCCGGTGGAATGATTCCACCGCTACGTTCGTAACCTTCAAAGCCGGCGACAATAAAGCCAATCACAGTCATCTTGATCTGGGCAGCTTTATCCTGGATGCGTTAGGGCAAAGATGGATTGTGGATTTGGGGGCAGATGATTATAATATGCCGGGATATTTCAACAGCAGTAAAAACGGGCAACGCTGGACATACTACCGTACCCGCGCAGAAGGGCATAATACCCTGGTGATTGCGCCAGGGGCAGCACCTGATCAGGATCCGCTGGCCAACACACAGGTAGTGGATTTTACCAGTCAACCTTCAGCTGCATACGCTATCATGGATCTTACACCTGCCTATGCGGCGCAATCGAGCGCGGTAAAACGCGGTATCGCCCTGCTGAAGAAAAGCAACAGCGTGGTAGTGCAGGACGAAATCACCAACCTTACACCCGCGGATGTGTATTGGTTTGCACACAGTCGTGCAGCCATTAAGCTGGATGCCCGTAAAAGATCTGCCACCCTGGAGCAGAACGGCAGGCAATTTATTGCTACGCTGGTATCGCCTGCCAACGCCACTTTCAGCGTGATGCCCGCAGCGCCGCTGCCTGGATCTCCGCATCCTGCGCAGAACAATCCTAATAAAGGGATACAGAAATTAGCCGTACACCTGCCTGCCACTACAAGCACACGTATTGTGGTAGTGTTTCATCCGGCAGGGGTTAAAACCGGTAGTGCATTCACCCGGCCACTGGCGCAATGGAAATAA
- a CDS encoding alginate lyase family protein gives MNKIIFFILCLGVNMPVFANAGDPPQTFLIKPAALLHAKEKIKQHDPAMQQALTELLAVADKTLQQEVYSVVFKSKVPPSGDKHDYMSVGPYWWPDSSKPNGLPYIRKDGEVNPERFTIKDATYHNAICNNAQVLGLAWFYTGDTKYVTQATKLLRAWFLDPATRMNPNLNYGQAIPGRTDGRGIGLIDTRALTSLIDGVQLLKGAPGFTAADYKGIQDWYKAFLHWMRTSPVGMDEADQRNNHGTWYDVQTVAIALFTGQKELAAKMLKEQTEQRIESQLKPDGSQPLELARTLSWNYSGMNLKGFFELAMLAENVGIDLWHYETPGKKSLKKAFLFLLPYAAGTQPWQHKQIKPLNNKEYLQLALVAKEKYPDVNLSSLWKGEAPKGNYLWELTNWIF, from the coding sequence ATGAACAAAATCATTTTCTTCATCTTGTGTTTAGGTGTAAACATGCCGGTTTTCGCAAACGCAGGTGATCCGCCGCAGACCTTCCTCATTAAACCGGCTGCGCTGCTGCATGCAAAGGAAAAAATAAAACAGCACGATCCCGCTATGCAACAGGCGTTGACCGAATTGCTGGCCGTTGCCGATAAAACATTGCAGCAGGAAGTATACTCGGTTGTTTTTAAAAGTAAGGTGCCACCCAGCGGCGACAAACATGACTACATGAGTGTAGGCCCTTACTGGTGGCCGGATTCCAGCAAGCCAAACGGATTGCCTTACATCCGGAAAGATGGCGAAGTAAATCCGGAACGTTTCACGATCAAGGATGCTACCTATCATAATGCCATTTGCAACAACGCACAGGTGTTGGGGCTCGCCTGGTTTTATACCGGCGATACCAAATATGTTACACAAGCCACAAAGCTGCTACGCGCCTGGTTCCTGGACCCCGCCACGCGGATGAATCCTAATCTTAATTACGGTCAGGCCATTCCAGGTCGCACCGATGGCAGGGGAATCGGTTTGATTGACACCCGCGCCCTGACCTCTCTCATCGATGGCGTTCAGTTGTTGAAAGGCGCTCCCGGATTTACAGCAGCAGACTACAAAGGTATTCAGGACTGGTACAAAGCGTTCCTGCACTGGATGCGCACCAGTCCCGTTGGAATGGATGAAGCCGACCAGCGTAATAACCACGGCACCTGGTATGATGTGCAGACAGTAGCCATTGCATTGTTTACCGGGCAAAAAGAACTGGCTGCAAAGATGCTGAAAGAACAAACAGAACAACGTATCGAAAGCCAGTTGAAGCCCGACGGCAGCCAGCCACTGGAGCTGGCGCGCACGCTCTCCTGGAATTATTCAGGGATGAATCTCAAAGGCTTTTTTGAACTGGCCATGCTCGCTGAAAATGTAGGGATTGATTTGTGGCATTATGAAACGCCCGGAAAGAAAAGTCTGAAAAAGGCTTTCCTGTTCCTGTTGCCTTATGCAGCAGGTACACAACCCTGGCAGCATAAACAGATCAAACCTTTAAATAATAAGGAATACCTGCAACTGGCTTTGGTAGCCAAAGAGAAGTACCCTGATGTAAATCTTTCATCCTTGTGGAAAGGAGAGGCACCAAAGGGAAACTATTTGTGGGAGCTCACTAACTGGATCTTTTAA
- a CDS encoding alginate lyase family protein, translating to MKRQLVILLTCAAIAVFFLMKPMHAWAQSFIHPGLNQTGKDLAYMKDRVLKGVEPWKGAYDRLKASTDTAYNVEAYTHVLRGPYGKPNIGGNELSKGAGMAYDCALLWYITGDKKYADKAIAIIDAWSGQLWDFDYNDAKLLAAWTGHVFCNAAEILRHTNAGWKPAEIDRFTQMLMTVYYPLMRDYYPQANGNWDGAIIHSLIAMAVFTDNRTLFGNAVDHFLLGPVNGSIFKYIYPSGQCQESMRDQGHVQLGLGEFAGAAQIAYTQGVDLFSIADNRIALGYEYTAGFILGETPHCYGVISERAKALRDDYEYVYRHYTAQGIYLPNTKKAADSIRPKASRSILTATRVPTGKEKQQLRAPVAGSTGYIAGAGAHSDVKIPADAIFVAPGESIQDALNTATGTHRWVVAKKGIHTLPATLKMPSGVTLAGEGIGTTLFLDPKSGQREAIVNASGDMQDITIRDLLIEGSPKTEVASDPNGSRSFRGGSNRGGIIFRADAEGKMKNLRFIHLTIQNCTFNGLLVSGADDITITRCDFTENGSSVVPGPRLQHNLLLTHCRGIKISDSRMDTSPYGSGIALSACQEAGIVNCEIARNANYGILLAECKNITVKGSLLEGNNRGGIMQEHLYKGNVNIDTRHNIIHYNGDPK from the coding sequence ATGAAAAGGCAGCTTGTTATCCTGCTGACCTGCGCAGCTATCGCAGTTTTTTTCCTGATGAAACCCATGCATGCATGGGCGCAGTCGTTTATTCACCCGGGCCTGAACCAAACCGGCAAGGACCTGGCTTATATGAAAGACCGGGTATTGAAAGGGGTAGAACCGTGGAAAGGCGCCTATGACAGGCTGAAGGCATCCACAGATACAGCCTATAACGTGGAGGCATATACGCATGTGCTGCGCGGCCCGTATGGTAAACCTAATATCGGTGGCAACGAATTATCGAAAGGTGCCGGTATGGCTTATGATTGTGCCCTGTTATGGTATATAACGGGAGATAAAAAATACGCTGATAAAGCAATAGCGATTATCGATGCATGGTCCGGTCAACTTTGGGATTTTGATTATAATGATGCCAAATTGCTGGCGGCATGGACCGGCCATGTATTTTGTAATGCAGCTGAAATCCTGCGCCATACCAATGCCGGCTGGAAACCGGCGGAGATAGACCGGTTTACACAAATGCTGATGACGGTATATTACCCGCTGATGCGTGACTACTATCCCCAGGCCAATGGTAACTGGGACGGCGCTATCATTCATTCGCTGATAGCGATGGCCGTTTTTACAGACAACCGTACTTTGTTCGGCAATGCGGTGGATCACTTTTTACTCGGACCGGTAAACGGCAGCATCTTCAAATATATTTATCCCAGCGGGCAATGCCAGGAAAGCATGCGCGATCAGGGGCATGTGCAGCTGGGCCTGGGTGAATTTGCCGGCGCCGCACAGATAGCCTATACGCAGGGGGTAGACCTGTTTTCTATTGCGGACAACAGGATCGCACTGGGTTATGAATACACCGCAGGATTTATCCTGGGCGAAACCCCGCATTGCTATGGCGTTATATCCGAACGTGCAAAAGCACTGAGAGATGATTATGAATATGTGTACCGGCATTATACCGCACAAGGTATTTATCTCCCTAACACAAAAAAAGCAGCAGATTCCATAAGGCCAAAGGCCAGCCGTAGTATATTAACAGCCACCCGCGTACCCACCGGGAAAGAAAAACAGCAGCTACGTGCACCCGTTGCCGGTAGTACCGGCTATATTGCCGGGGCAGGCGCACATTCTGATGTAAAGATCCCTGCGGATGCCATCTTTGTGGCACCCGGCGAATCTATCCAGGATGCCCTGAACACGGCCACAGGCACCCATCGCTGGGTAGTGGCCAAAAAAGGAATTCATACGCTGCCTGCTACGCTTAAAATGCCATCCGGCGTTACGTTGGCGGGTGAAGGGATCGGCACTACGCTGTTCCTCGATCCTAAATCCGGGCAACGGGAGGCTATCGTCAACGCATCCGGCGATATGCAGGATATTACGATCCGCGACCTGCTGATCGAAGGCAGCCCCAAAACGGAAGTGGCCTCTGACCCTAACGGCAGTCGCTCCTTCCGCGGAGGTAGTAACCGCGGTGGTATCATCTTCCGCGCTGATGCGGAAGGGAAAATGAAAAATCTCCGGTTTATTCATCTCACTATACAAAATTGTACTTTCAATGGGCTGCTGGTCAGCGGCGCCGATGATATTACAATTACCCGCTGCGACTTTACAGAAAACGGTTCCAGCGTGGTACCCGGCCCGCGGTTACAACATAATCTTCTCCTTACACATTGTCGCGGTATTAAGATCAGCGACAGCAGAATGGATACATCGCCCTATGGCAGCGGTATTGCACTGTCGGCATGCCAGGAGGCCGGCATCGTTAATTGTGAAATTGCCAGGAATGCCAACTACGGCATCCTGCTGGCGGAGTGTAAAAATATTACGGTAAAAGGAAGCCTTCTGGAAGGAAACAACAGGGGTGGAATTATGCAGGAACACCTGTACAAAGGAAATGTAAACATCGATACGCGTCATAATATCATTCACTACAATGGAGACCCTAAATGA
- a CDS encoding DUF4466 family protein, producing the protein MPGKYFQYTSLLLSGLLLMAACTKNKDYAIPTPKNELQNDCIKRSLGPNVIGLNIEFAYAMAIPAAKGKLVSAQVEASIAGAAGTYLENNSYYTDGGGIDVGVPIGDPSTTKENLTTVAFTKDTNAATLRYYYKIPEEARGKSVTFTFSAKSSNGETITYAMGPYEVAKMDMQLDLNLTDGKAFYISIADMAVYNAQDAATHADQIDLVYLYRSIPNITFNHSLVSPAADPEYLPGVVLPPNVNRDTKISKVWNLRDFHLARLQYGIYIDDLDFEKLNISDAPDFAINLKSEAGAWVETADGKYRAYIYMNKVDNAKKSAVMSMKRYTLK; encoded by the coding sequence ATGCCAGGTAAATATTTTCAATACACATCGTTACTTTTGTCGGGTCTCCTGTTGATGGCGGCGTGTACAAAGAACAAGGACTACGCCATTCCAACACCCAAGAACGAGTTGCAGAATGATTGTATCAAGCGGTCGTTGGGACCCAATGTAATAGGCTTGAATATAGAATTTGCATATGCCATGGCGATTCCCGCGGCTAAAGGAAAACTTGTTTCGGCGCAGGTGGAGGCCTCCATCGCCGGTGCAGCAGGCACTTATCTTGAAAACAATTCTTACTACACAGACGGAGGTGGTATCGATGTTGGTGTACCCATTGGTGACCCGTCAACCACCAAGGAAAACCTGACCACCGTGGCGTTTACAAAAGATACCAATGCAGCCACCCTCCGGTATTATTATAAAATTCCGGAAGAAGCCCGTGGTAAATCCGTGACGTTCACCTTCAGCGCCAAAAGCAGTAATGGCGAAACAATCACCTATGCCATGGGGCCTTATGAGGTAGCGAAGATGGACATGCAGCTGGACCTCAACCTCACTGATGGGAAAGCATTTTATATTTCCATCGCAGACATGGCGGTGTATAATGCCCAGGATGCGGCTACCCATGCCGATCAGATAGACCTGGTATATCTGTACCGTTCTATTCCGAATATCACTTTTAATCATTCGCTGGTATCGCCTGCTGCTGATCCTGAATACCTGCCGGGGGTAGTATTGCCTCCTAACGTAAACAGGGATACGAAAATCAGTAAAGTGTGGAACCTGCGCGATTTTCACCTCGCCAGGCTGCAATACGGTATTTACATCGATGACCTGGACTTTGAAAAGCTGAATATCTCGGATGCGCCTGACTTCGCGATCAATCTGAAATCGGAGGCCGGCGCCTGGGTGGAAACAGCCGACGGTAAATACCGCGCTTACATCTACATGAATAAAGTAGATAATGCCAAAAAAAGTGCTGTTATGAGCATGAAACGGTATACGCTTAAATAA
- a CDS encoding RagB/SusD family nutrient uptake outer membrane protein — protein sequence MKKLTAIIRLVTVLTGVTILTGSCTKNLLDQVSTTELNSDFFWKTEADATVAMMGAYADIRPLFDRDYYLDGQGEYLRVRGTSVTSGNLQKGDAYFPSNNSAYSPSGYGDKLDRMYERLYGGVNRANYVIENVTKMLPNASAASKPELERIIGEARLLRGMVYFRLISMWGDVPYIDHVIFHNEEVASLARIPIAIVKDSIMADFTYAFDKLPVKADEIGRASKPAALAFRGKLQLYWACWNKFGWPELSTFKADPGAATVAYNAAAADFKQVIDNYGLTLFRNGEPGDCDSLGKAVKLPNYYYLFLPVANGDGEMIMSFTHGGTGTGQGEELMRDVAGRSHEGSQCWVSPRYEIADRYQSITTGEFAPKLIPTDPKDADARTKPNSALNPQSYADRDYRMKASIMWDYEMSIGMISLKSTGFLPFIYKTWNQAVKIDGVNYMSYNTDGSNSGYVLRKFLRNYAGQGRSDGDYAYPVMRLADVFLMYAEATNEVNGPQAKAIELVNRIRHRGNLPPLKGDKTADKTAFFSAIEQERIIELYGEGQRSFDLRRWRAIERVWNPPYGDGVWRIDTQGAQQTRYFQNTSERSYQQCYIFKIPQSERDRNPNLTQNTPWL from the coding sequence ATGAAAAAACTAACTGCTATTATACGTCTTGTAACGGTGCTCACCGGGGTTACGATACTCACCGGTTCCTGTACAAAAAACCTGCTTGACCAGGTATCTACCACCGAATTGAATTCGGATTTCTTCTGGAAAACGGAAGCCGATGCCACCGTAGCCATGATGGGCGCCTATGCGGATATCCGGCCACTCTTTGACCGGGATTACTACCTGGACGGACAAGGTGAATACCTACGCGTTCGTGGTACCAGTGTCACAAGTGGTAACCTGCAAAAAGGAGATGCCTATTTTCCGTCCAATAATTCTGCGTATAGCCCTTCCGGTTATGGCGACAAATTAGACAGGATGTATGAACGTCTTTACGGTGGTGTGAACCGTGCAAACTATGTGATTGAGAACGTCACCAAAATGCTGCCGAATGCCAGCGCGGCTTCAAAGCCTGAACTGGAGCGGATCATCGGGGAAGCCCGTTTACTGCGTGGTATGGTGTATTTCCGCCTGATCTCCATGTGGGGCGATGTACCATATATCGATCACGTGATCTTTCATAACGAAGAAGTGGCCAGTCTGGCCCGCATACCGATAGCTATCGTGAAAGATTCTATCATGGCTGACTTCACCTATGCTTTTGACAAACTGCCTGTAAAAGCAGACGAAATAGGCCGTGCTTCAAAACCGGCGGCATTGGCTTTCCGCGGTAAACTGCAATTATACTGGGCCTGCTGGAATAAATTCGGTTGGCCGGAGCTGTCTACCTTCAAAGCTGATCCCGGTGCTGCTACAGTGGCTTATAATGCAGCAGCAGCAGATTTTAAACAGGTGATCGATAATTATGGCCTCACCCTTTTCCGCAATGGTGAACCCGGAGATTGTGATAGCCTGGGTAAAGCCGTTAAATTACCCAATTACTACTACCTGTTCCTCCCGGTAGCAAACGGCGATGGTGAAATGATCATGTCTTTCACACACGGCGGTACCGGTACCGGTCAGGGTGAAGAACTGATGCGTGATGTAGCCGGGAGATCACATGAAGGCTCACAGTGCTGGGTATCTCCGCGCTATGAAATCGCAGACAGGTACCAGTCCATTACTACCGGCGAATTTGCGCCCAAGCTGATCCCGACAGATCCGAAAGACGCAGATGCCAGAACCAAACCCAACTCCGCACTCAATCCGCAAAGCTATGCTGACAGGGATTACAGGATGAAGGCTTCCATTATGTGGGATTATGAAATGAGCATAGGAATGATATCCCTGAAGTCTACCGGCTTTCTTCCCTTCATTTATAAAACATGGAACCAGGCAGTAAAAATAGATGGGGTTAACTATATGAGCTATAACACAGACGGCAGTAACTCCGGTTATGTGTTGCGCAAATTCCTCCGTAACTACGCAGGGCAGGGACGCAGCGACGGTGACTACGCTTATCCTGTGATGCGTCTTGCAGATGTATTCCTGATGTATGCGGAAGCAACCAATGAGGTGAATGGTCCGCAGGCAAAAGCTATTGAACTGGTGAACAGGATCAGGCACCGTGGTAATCTGCCTCCTTTGAAAGGAGATAAAACCGCAGACAAGACAGCCTTTTTCAGCGCCATAGAACAGGAACGTATCATAGAATTATACGGCGAAGGACAACGTAGTTTTGATCTCCGCCGCTGGAGAGCCATTGAAAGAGTATGGAATCCTCCCTACGGCGATGGTGTGTGGCGTATAGATACACAGGGCGCCCAGCAAACACGTTATTTTCAGAATACTTCTGAAAGAAGTTACCAGCAGTGTTACATTTTCAAAATACCGCAAAGTGAACGTGACCGCAATCCTAACCTGACACAAAACACCCCGTGGTTATAA
- a CDS encoding TonB-dependent receptor yields the protein MQNHLPRSLSSPGCCARWLLFALIPAAGLFHTATAASPASLSGSYAIFQRDTVQSHVVNGIVTDDTKQPLPGVTVALKGSSIGTVTGPAGQYSLRIPTATGTLEFSSLGFVKKEMVFNGQKTINIQLATDQKALGEVVVVGYGTQRKVNLVGAVSAIKVDEKITSRALPNASSALAGLVPGLAVTQSSGMAGRNSASLMIRGLGTVNNANPLVVVDGMPDVDINRINMNDVESISVLKDATSASVYGSRAANGVILITTKSGKGQKRTAINFNGYYGVQVPTKAYNFMADYPRALTVEQRLAAVNTLKKNWLFKDGTIDQWMAMGMIDPLRYPNTDWWDIIMRNGSNQNYNLSASGGTDVSNFFISVGVQNEEGLQINNDYKRYNARFSYDYKLRKNMNAGVKFYGNWSNLSYALEDGFTDDASTNTAGFDMQYAIAGITPYDPVTGQYGGVMAYNEDPQAYNPYTLYINSLSHQNRQEANGNIFWDWTPVKGLTARVDYSLNYYNQFRWSANMPNRSYNFQTDAPGSRVYVGENAGVGNYTNTGYKTMLSGRLNYHKAFGKNHDLNVLGVYSEEYWYDRYQGTSRNDRLNPTLHEVDAALPGIMSTGGNSSTEGLRSYIGRVNYTAYDRYLFEANFRYDGSSKFLPGSRFGFFPSVALGWRFTEEGFINAFTNSFLSSGKVRISYGGLGNNSGVGKYEQQPTLGSSSYILGNTIAKGLVNEKMVNAALSWETTSVLNVGLDLGFLDSRLNVELDYYNRLTSGMNRPSDMSILLTGAYVAPRRNIGNLRNRGVEGNFTWTDRVGQFHYSVNLNASYNATVLEEWNEYLDRGWIFLDMPYHFLYTYQDAGIAQTWEDIYKATPQGASPGDILRKDVNGDGRIDGNDKVAYPNIQRDRPTTNFALGANVSWKGFDLAVLLQGATGRKDYWLNIYNNVNPSTARYAASWGHWENPWTVENRDGAWPRLGGNANREETTFWLDDLTYLRLKNIQLGYTVPINWLKRAGINSVRIYGSAENIATITSFRGLDPELTGNKSNAYPLNKAYSVGINVGL from the coding sequence ATGCAAAATCATTTACCTCGTTCTTTATCATCACCCGGCTGCTGTGCCAGGTGGTTGCTGTTTGCATTAATACCGGCTGCGGGTCTGTTTCATACAGCCACTGCAGCCTCACCCGCTTCGTTATCCGGCTCCTATGCCATCTTTCAACGTGATACGGTGCAAAGCCACGTTGTAAATGGTATCGTTACGGATGATACCAAACAACCCCTTCCCGGGGTAACAGTGGCGCTGAAAGGCAGCTCCATCGGTACCGTCACCGGTCCCGCCGGACAATACTCCCTGCGCATCCCCACTGCAACGGGTACCCTGGAATTTTCTTCCCTGGGTTTTGTAAAAAAAGAAATGGTTTTCAATGGGCAGAAAACCATCAACATACAACTGGCCACCGACCAGAAAGCTCTCGGTGAAGTAGTAGTGGTAGGATATGGCACACAAAGGAAAGTAAACCTGGTAGGTGCAGTATCCGCCATCAAAGTAGATGAAAAAATTACCAGCCGCGCATTACCCAATGCGTCCTCCGCGCTGGCAGGACTCGTTCCCGGCCTCGCAGTAACGCAATCTTCCGGTATGGCCGGCAGAAACTCCGCCAGCCTCATGATCCGCGGCCTTGGAACAGTGAACAATGCCAACCCCCTCGTGGTAGTAGATGGGATGCCAGATGTAGACATTAACCGTATCAACATGAATGATGTGGAAAGCATCTCTGTATTGAAAGATGCTACGTCCGCCTCTGTATACGGTTCCCGTGCAGCCAACGGCGTTATCCTGATCACCACAAAATCCGGTAAAGGACAAAAAAGAACGGCCATCAATTTCAACGGCTACTACGGCGTACAGGTACCTACCAAAGCATACAATTTCATGGCGGACTATCCCCGCGCACTCACGGTAGAACAACGCCTGGCCGCTGTCAACACGCTGAAAAAGAACTGGCTTTTTAAAGATGGTACCATCGATCAGTGGATGGCAATGGGCATGATAGACCCGCTGCGTTATCCCAATACCGACTGGTGGGATATCATCATGCGCAACGGATCTAACCAGAATTACAATCTCTCCGCATCCGGTGGTACGGATGTATCCAATTTCTTCATCTCTGTAGGTGTTCAGAATGAAGAAGGACTACAGATCAATAACGATTATAAACGCTATAACGCCCGCTTCAGCTACGATTACAAACTGCGTAAGAATATGAATGCAGGCGTGAAGTTCTACGGCAACTGGTCCAACCTTTCCTATGCACTCGAAGATGGCTTTACAGATGATGCATCCACCAACACTGCCGGATTTGACATGCAATACGCTATTGCAGGCATCACCCCCTACGATCCTGTTACGGGGCAGTATGGCGGTGTAATGGCCTACAACGAGGATCCACAGGCCTACAACCCTTATACACTTTATATCAATAGCCTGAGTCATCAAAACCGCCAGGAAGCCAATGGCAATATATTCTGGGACTGGACACCGGTAAAAGGACTCACCGCCCGGGTAGACTACTCCCTTAATTATTACAACCAGTTCCGCTGGAGTGCCAATATGCCGAACCGGTCATACAATTTCCAGACGGATGCTCCCGGCAGCCGCGTATACGTTGGCGAAAACGCCGGCGTAGGCAACTATACCAACACCGGTTATAAAACAATGCTGAGCGGCCGGCTGAATTACCACAAAGCCTTCGGCAAAAATCATGACCTGAATGTATTAGGTGTATATAGTGAAGAATATTGGTACGACCGTTACCAGGGAACTTCCCGTAACGACCGCCTCAACCCCACACTGCATGAAGTGGATGCCGCCCTGCCGGGTATCATGAGCACCGGCGGTAACTCCAGCACGGAAGGTCTTCGCTCTTATATCGGTCGTGTAAACTACACCGCATATGACCGGTACTTATTTGAAGCCAACTTCCGTTATGATGGTTCTTCCAAGTTCCTGCCAGGCAGCCGCTTTGGATTTTTCCCCTCTGTGGCACTGGGATGGCGCTTCACGGAAGAGGGCTTTATTAATGCCTTCACCAACAGCTTCCTGAGCAGTGGTAAAGTCAGGATTTCCTATGGCGGTTTAGGTAACAACAGCGGTGTTGGCAAATATGAACAACAGCCAACACTTGGTTCCAGCAGTTACATACTTGGCAACACCATCGCCAAAGGTCTTGTAAATGAGAAGATGGTGAACGCAGCCCTTTCATGGGAAACAACTTCCGTGCTGAACGTAGGCCTGGATCTCGGTTTCCTGGATAGCCGCCTCAACGTGGAACTCGATTATTACAACCGTTTAACATCCGGCATGAACCGTCCTTCTGATATGTCTATCCTCCTCACCGGCGCTTATGTGGCTCCCCGCAGAAACATCGGTAACCTCCGCAACCGCGGTGTGGAAGGTAATTTCACCTGGACAGACAGGGTAGGACAATTTCATTACAGCGTAAACCTGAATGCTTCCTACAATGCTACCGTACTGGAAGAATGGAACGAATACCTCGACCGCGGCTGGATTTTCCTTGACATGCCTTATCACTTCCTGTATACTTACCAGGATGCCGGTATTGCGCAAACATGGGAAGATATTTACAAGGCTACACCACAGGGAGCATCTCCCGGCGATATCCTCCGCAAAGATGTGAATGGTGATGGCAGAATAGATGGAAATGATAAGGTAGCCTATCCCAATATTCAACGCGACAGGCCCACAACCAACTTCGCACTGGGCGCCAATGTATCCTGGAAAGGATTCGACCTCGCTGTATTACTCCAGGGCGCTACCGGTCGTAAAGACTACTGGTTGAACATCTACAATAATGTCAACCCCAGTACTGCCCGCTATGCCGCCTCCTGGGGACACTGGGAAAATCCATGGACTGTTGAGAACCGCGATGGTGCGTGGCCGCGTTTGGGTGGTAATGCCAACCGGGAAGAAACTACTTTCTGGCTGGACGATCTCACCTATCTGCGTTTGAAGAACATCCAGCTGGGCTATACGGTACCGATAAACTGGCTGAAAAGGGCTGGTATCAACAGTGTCCGCATCTACGGCTCCGCTGAAAATATAGCTACCATCACTTCATTCCGTGGTCTTGACCCTGAATTAACAGGCAACAAAAGTAATGCGTACCCATTGAATAAAGCTTATTCCGTGGGTATTAACGTGGGTCTTTAA